The region GGACAATAAATGGTCGATTTTGGTGTTGCGGGAACTGTTCAAGGGACAACGACGCACGGGCCAGTTGTTGGATGCTTTACCCGGTTGCAGTACTAAAACCCTGACCCTAAGACTCAGGCAACTGGAAACCCATGGCATTATCAATCGGGATGTGTATCCAGAAATCCCCCCCAGGGTGGAGTATTCTCTTACTGCTAGGGGTAGGGAAATTCAGCCAGTGCTGATCGCTATGCACAAACTGGGCTCCGACTGGCTAGAGCAGGAATCTTGTGAATGTAGCATTGTGACCGGCGAAGGGGCAAACTAACACCCCCTGCAATGTTTTCGCTCCTGGGCCAACTCTGCATGATGACTGGAATTTCTGCTTGCTTCCTCTCATTAGTTAAGTCAATTTTCCCACTCCAACCATGACCAAACGATGAAATTTTGTCCCCTCTGGGCATTGCTAGGAGCTAGGGAGATGGAAACCCTTGTTAGACCCAACCTAGATGGTGGTGGCCCAAGCAAATACCAGACTGGCGATCGCCGTTGCCGGGAACTCAACAGCCGCTAGGATATTAAAAAGCCCATTCGCTTAATCTTGTTTAGAGTGCATCGCCATGAATCTAGTCAGCCTGGAAAATTTTTTAGACAATACTGCCTTCCTTGTGCTTTTGCTGACCATGTTTGCCTACTGGGTGGCGGTGGTATTTCCCAAACCATGGTTAGTGCAGGGGGCTAGTGGGGCCATGGCGATCGCCAATTTGACTATTACGGCTCTGTTGGGGGCTCGGTGGCTAGAAGCGGGCTATTTTCCCATTAGTAATCTTTACGAATCTCTATTTTTCCTGGCCTGGGGCATTACGGCGGTCCATTTCATTGCTGAGCGCATGAGCCAGAGCCGTTTTGTC is a window of Synechocystis sp. PCC 7338 DNA encoding:
- a CDS encoding winged helix-turn-helix transcriptional regulator, with product MDKVFSHTAMTQANADPCFETGHICPIQHVVDLLDNKWSILVLRELFKGQRRTGQLLDALPGCSTKTLTLRLRQLETHGIINRDVYPEIPPRVEYSLTARGREIQPVLIAMHKLGSDWLEQESCECSIVTGEGAN